The Halosimplex litoreum genome has a window encoding:
- a CDS encoding DUF5817 domain-containing protein yields MYAVVGCSDCSMLWVVEGRPETSQCPRCGTTRQYAKRKKFVSTEQEDHAREVRASMLANRQGHGEAFAELDSFTEMERQIDDVGPSDEEYLEGSGLDADAVAEAGERAMEASGSTSRKERVRRAVRECDEATADAVVSHAAERGVDPEYTRKTLQKLVRAGEATENRGVYRLL; encoded by the coding sequence ATGTACGCCGTCGTGGGCTGTAGCGACTGTTCGATGCTCTGGGTCGTCGAGGGGCGGCCGGAGACCAGCCAGTGTCCCCGTTGCGGGACGACCCGCCAGTACGCCAAGCGCAAGAAGTTCGTCTCCACCGAGCAGGAGGACCACGCCCGCGAGGTGCGCGCGTCGATGCTCGCCAACCGGCAGGGCCACGGCGAGGCCTTCGCCGAACTCGATTCGTTCACCGAGATGGAACGGCAGATCGACGACGTGGGGCCCTCCGACGAGGAGTATCTGGAGGGGTCGGGGCTGGACGCCGACGCGGTCGCCGAGGCGGGCGAACGGGCGATGGAGGCGAGCGGGTCCACGAGTCGCAAAGAGCGCGTCCGGCGAGCGGTCCGCGAGTGCGACGAGGCGACCGCGGACGCGGTCGTCAGCCACGCGGCCGAGCGGGGCGTCGACCCCGAGTACACCCGCAAGACGCTCCAAAAGCTCGTTCGAGCGGGCGAGGCGACCGAGAACCGCGGCGTCTATCGGCTGCTGTAG